The Seriola aureovittata isolate HTS-2021-v1 ecotype China chromosome 3, ASM2101889v1, whole genome shotgun sequence genome includes a region encoding these proteins:
- the LOC130162801 gene encoding ubinuclein-1-like, with the protein MAESRRVQLTTLPCDVPPSPPDPPASEHESSSSVLRGKDTGSDRTADTDTVRLILPLFEPDERSFPQFSYSQLIDNKINHTKAKDPLSKYEEEEGREDDEVAAIARKLEEKYGGKPTKKKDRIQDLIDIGYGYDEDDSFIDNSEAYDEFVPASITTKFGGFYVNSGVLQFRQASDTETENLTTEEKTLESSKKRKLNAGQDKPKKKQCRADEESRAKSSTLSELELNKKKKKKKKAVGTLSVTSMLKKFQREKEKERQKMEKANQRAAGIISVPTIPLCPADAAGGGGSGLTDPLLSLIGSTNDHALIQAASTVDFVIDLVSLLDASEETSSPKLVPQAATETQLFQPKTNNHSLTQAQPPNTKTNLERRTHPEPIQLLSEAGSTSLQQCAPLPEGLTPALEDSIRKLVATAKTSEGGSKLKFFTPEINSILLDIELQCREQGGQLRSKVYTHLSSFLPCSRDALLKRVKRLFLTHMKEPPDVEDPVQKLKEAIGKAMPEQIACYQANCQAYEHVKASKATEEGNEGKQSVKDGTEDNVEERGGKRGGPKKFFKWNEEIRECLCHVLRPKMDKYKNERKGSQEMEEYLKMLLDSEVKPLWPKGWMQSWALMRESRKLLGLFTSLPVKKARSDKKQSSVGGACATVSDVLQGTPPLEVELLQDTDDVFIVTSNICNSMQLGVARTEAAASKKMESKIGGGVTVDAGSSTPAESGGELRVNATSAPTHSLLDLLADQALAREQPLRVSQELLAAAVAKYKRSVQHWSFEVDTKNLLPPPPAPQSSPVGGLPVSGVCQVVFPQLLPTGNFAGHVDADQIEIISDDSDIIVQ; encoded by the exons ATGGCTGAATCCCGGAGAGTTCAGTTGACCACTCTCCCCTGCGACGTACCGCCTTCACCCCCCGACCCGCCCGCTTCGGAGCACGAGTCTTCATCGAGTGTCCTGCGGGGGAAAGACACCGGGTCAGACCGAACCGCTGACACCGACACGGTCCGACTGATCCTCCCGTTGTTCGAGCCTGATGAGCGGAGCTTTCCACAGTTCAGCTACAGTCAGCTCATTGACAACAAG ATCAAccacacaaaagcaaaagacCCACTGAGCAAatatgaagaggaagaggggagagaggatgatgaagTCGCTGCCATTGCCAGGAAGTTGGAGGAAAAATAT GGTGGCAAACCCACGAAAAAGAAGGATCGTATTCAGGACCTGATCGATATTGGATACGGTTATGATGAAGATGATTCTTTCATCGACAACTCTGAGGCT TATGACGAATTTGTTCCGGCCTCCATCACAACTAAATTTGGTGGATTCTATGTAAATTCGGGCGTGCTGCAGTTCCGCCAGGCTTCCGACACTGAGACCGAGAACTTgacaacagaggagaaaacGCTTGAGTCCTCAAAA AAACGTAAACTCAATGCTGGACAGGATAAGCCGAAGAAGAAGCAGTGCAGAGCAGATGAAGAGTCAAGAGCCAAGTCAAG CACTTTGTCTGAACTCGAActgaataagaagaagaagaagaagaaaaaggctgTTGGCACGTTAAGTGTCACAAGCATGCTGAAGAAGTTtcaaagagagaaggagaaggaacgacagaaaatggaaaaagcaaATCAGAGGGCAGCAGGAATCATCAGTGTACCCACAATCCCTCTGTGCCCGGCAGACGCAGCCGGCGGTGGGGGCTCAGGACTGACCGACCCGCTCCTCAGTTTAATCGGCTCGACCAACGACCACGCTCTTATCCAGGCAGCCAGCACAGTGGACTTTGTTATTGATCTGGTCTCTTTATTAGATGCCAGCGAAGAGACTTCTTCACCAAAACTGGTTCCTCAAGCTGCCACAGAGACGCAGCTTTTCCAACCCAAAACAAATAATCACAGTCTCACTCAAGCCCAACCTCCAAATACAAAGACTAATTTGGAGCGGAGGACTCATCCAGAACCAATCCAGCTCCTGTCAGAGGCCGGCTCTACCTCTCTTCAGCAGTGCGCCCCGCTGCCGGAGGGACTTACCCCAGCACTGGAGGACAGCATTAGAAAACTCGTGGCA ACTGCCAAGACCTCGGAGGGAGGCTCGAAACTCAAGTTCTTCACTCCAGAAATCAACTCAATCCTGCTAGA TATTGAGTTGCAGTGTCGGGAGCAGGGCGGCCAGTTGCGCTCCAAAGTGTACACACACCTGTCGTCATTCCTGCCCTGCAGCAGAGATGCGCTCTTAAAACGCGTAAAGAGACTATTTCTCACGCACATG AAGGAACCTCCTGACGTGGAGGATCCCGTGCAGAAACTTAAGGAGGCCATCGGCAAAGCTATGCCTGAACAGATCGCCTGTTACCAAGCAAACTGCCAAGCATATGAACACGTTAAGGCTTCAAA GGCAACAGAAGAGGGGAATGAGGGCAAACAGAGTGTGAAGGACGGCACAGAGGACAatgtggaggagagaggtgggAAAAGAGGAGGTCCTAAGAAGTTTTTCAAATGGAACGAGGAGATCAG GGAGTGCTTGTGCCATGTGTTACGGCCAAAGAtggacaaatataaaaatgaaaggaaaggcAGCCAGGAGATGGAGGAGTACCTCAAGATGTTGCTGGACAGTGAGGTCAAACCGCTTTGGCCAAAAGGGTGGATGCAATCTTG gGCACTGATGAGGGAGAGCAGGAAATTATTAGGCCTCTTCACCTCATTACC AGTAAAGAAGGCCAGATCAGATAAGAAGCAGTCCTCTGTCGGAGGAGCTTGTGCCACAGTGTCAGATGTTCTCCAGGGAACTCCGCCACTGGAAGTAGAACTCCTCCAAGACACGGACGATGTGTTTATTGTAACCTCAAATATTTGCAATTCCATGCAACTTGGTGTGGCGAGGACGGAGGCAGCTGCCTCGAAAAAGATGGAGAGTAAAATTGGAGGAGGAGTGACAGTGGATGCTGGTTCTTCTACACCTGCGGAGTCAGGAGGCGAACTCCGGGTCAACGCCACATCCGCGCCGACTCATTCACTTCTGGATCTCCTTGCTGATCAAGCACTGGCTCGAGAGCAACCTCTCAGAGTTTCTCAGGAGCTCCTGGCGGCAGCTGTTGCAAAATACAAACGATCAGTTCAGCACTGGAGCTTTGAGGTGGACACCAAAAAtcttcttccacctcctccagctcctcagtCCAGCCCAGTCGGCGGTTTGCCAGTGAGCGGGGTATGTCAGGTTGTTTTTCCGCAGCTATTGCCGACAGGAAACTTCGCCGGGCACGTGGATGCTGACCAGATAGAGATCATTTCTGATGATTCGGACATCATCGTACAATGA